In Chryseobacterium gleum, a single genomic region encodes these proteins:
- a CDS encoding Fur family transcriptional regulator produces MKQVRNTHAKTEILNLINGSDVALTHSDIQKKLGDLCNRVTIYRVLERLENEGAIHKIVNIDGVVNFAKCSGKCTHEQHFHNHVHFNCKECHSVTCIENAIPEISLPEHFIAQEYNFIISGICPKCADA; encoded by the coding sequence ATGAAACAGGTCAGAAATACGCATGCCAAGACTGAAATTTTAAACCTTATCAATGGTTCGGATGTAGCCCTTACGCATTCTGATATTCAGAAGAAACTAGGTGATCTGTGTAATAGGGTAACCATTTACAGAGTGCTGGAAAGGCTTGAAAACGAAGGGGCTATACACAAGATCGTTAATATTGACGGGGTGGTAAATTTTGCGAAATGCAGCGGGAAATGCACCCATGAACAGCATTTTCACAATCATGTTCATTTCAACTGCAAAGAATGTCATTCTGTGACATGTATTGAAAATGCGATTCCGGAGATCAGTCTGCCGGAACATTTTATTGCACAGGAGTACAATTTTATTATCAGCGGGATATGTCCGAAGTGTGCTGATGCTTAA